gacagttgttgatgtattgcctcaacaacgtccctggtcaaatttgcaaggcgctggacattatagtgaataaggttgatcctattaacattcttatttacagtgatgggaaatattgcactaaaaaccggaaagctttcaaacccagctgcaatctcatcggctaatttaaattcgtccggaatattccgggcttggccaatggcatcaatccataccccatcagggttccttcctcccggccccaagagtccaacactcctcctttttctccacagccaactctctgtgtggcgcaattctagggaatcctcgtctccctcctgccttttgacaatcagcactggcgcattaagggttactagagcacaccgaccatcccagttagcggggagccagttgtacagcactcttcctccacaaaactcatctgtgtagtcattcaatctgctacaagtctccttagtttcagattcatttttttttttgttatgggacctcaaaatcatcccctgtatatgttcatgataaccagtaacctgtttggctgccctgtcaggcacccatgtggcattttccctgctaatagtaggtcgtctacatactgaatcagtgtaacatcttccgggagctttaatttcattaggatttcgctaagggcctgattgaacagtcctggactgtccttataaccctgaggtaatctagtgtatgtgtaccgatgtgcttggtaagtgaaagttaaccagtcttgccattcctcagctaaattcaagcagaagaatgcgtttgccagatcaatgacagtatagtattcgtgctccggactcagagccctaagtgctacatatgggtctgggactggtctcccgatggtcttggtagccaagttaatctcccggaggtcgtgtaccatcctccagtcttttctacccggtttgggaacaggcatgatgggcgtgttccacatactgtcaggtgccgcccttaaaacccctgactccattaacccttctatcgttcctttaataccctcctcctgactgggcgacaagcggtattgttttctccatattggtttctgcccggggttggccaattctagaaatacctctccttttattactcccacatcatagggccccgttgtccatatatgtggactcagattagaaagatatttgtctgagtctctgtgatcaatattttctccttctatggctcggtctctttctactttctcattcactacctggtcccatgcttcaatattcagtctgacaaattttcctccctccgaggtggaatatcccgggatttctgtctgcctgtattcacaccctatcgcttcctttaccatcggacccagctgtcgagcgtgatgatctttggcaatacccaaggtcacatgaggcacactttccactcctaagcagaaccactccattgttcttctgtcatgacaaccatagcagctattccctccttacctacaaagataaatggacaatgtatcgtttctgtcttcccttcttattgtatcccctgggtatgttaaccgaaggcccttctcagaacattgtatggttattcctagtttggtaagaatgtcccttgctaataaattaatggggcaacttggcacaaccaggacaggcgttttaaccctttgtcgtccaaatgtcatgtcgatgttatctgtatagggctgtgtttcccttatcccggagaatcctattgtagataatgttttgcccgaaaatgtgctccctgggggttttttaatcactgtcgtaactgctgcccctgtgtcaaccataaattcaattttttctccatttaccgtcccccaaatttttggtggctcccagggaggcgtgatttttgattctcctgggcaccttcaataatcaaattcagcaccttcctcaatatagtcattacactgaggtgcctggacttgttgatcactctgccaccccccgattctctggggcccatcaatgtgtccacccctaccccttgcttgtcctcttaagtttcctcctcttccccgatagcctctcatagagggtaatctttttccccttgctctcccagcctccggacagttccgctggtagtgtccaggattttggcagtaccagcatactgcatgttcccctctatacattgtacctagctgtctttcccaaccatttcttacttggggtcccggatttatcactggccccatgacctgtgggactatctgttgggccgctaatttaacccctatatgttctatggctctcaccaatttatcggttgttttgtccacctccttctgggacacactttctgacttagcatgctctgattgacgatgtcgtttgattgcatgtgtcaggtgtcttttccacaaatcctctgacattgtctctaatcccacaatgtcccttaattttgcttgaaccgtagcaggtagtccgtttattatcccattacgaaagtgagcccttcctaaggggctgtggtcgggtttttctccagtccctgtttcccataagtcccatgctcgagtgaaatactcgtgtgcagtctctccttcctttagttgaagggttaccaaggcatccaaactatagggtgtaggaaatgtttctctaagtgcttcccaaaatttattccgaagtgggttaaattctatttcatcccccaatttactgcttcttacaattttctctatttgcttcagggccccttctgcctttaattttatcatgatagttctgacatctgcgagtgctaattgttcttggcaggtttctcgctcaaaacaagaaatccatggactagccccattactcaacggaggtagttttttcattaaactctctaagtccattcgtgaccagggtacatatttttgagttccccgtcccgtgatcagtaatgggcattgatatctcaattttggggatttctgctccttctttactcttggcatgcatttatttatcccaccttgttctgactcttctttgtcactgtcactgtccctatcagcttccaatgtctcagggtcaaaggtatattggtcacgttcatctctaagataatcttttcggccatagtttagttgtttcacatctttctcttttgttctaactatgtccaggtaggcatgtctatttttctccctcccgagtcttttccttttactttcctcccatggtggatcgtatctcgtttcctcatctgtactacacttttcgtcctttactcctattaccattccttcagctttaatttctcctgacagtgttgtagttatcttttccacttccttcaatacacctaccattaattctttttgatcctcactgatctgccccagcacattaatatctctgtttaagtttttaatgttatcctgaacctttttcatgttccatttctgtatctctaactccttttctattttcttggactccagaggggtctctacatctattactcccccttctatttttattaaaggggcctgtacctcgtctgatgtgtccctattcccgaggttcttgtcacaccccagtgtctcaatatctggatataagggacgtgactccaggatcccatctggggtgccaggggcaccttgtgactccacatatgcatagggcgggggtctacaagctatttctacaggggcagtaacaggtgggttaccagggagaccaaattcttcaaatagagctaggacatcgcggtactgaatctccttgtctctcaccctcttttttgctgactcgcgattaaagattttcctttctatgtcccgtttgtataatagtataagactcacttataaatgatttattgtcagagtacatacatgacatcacatacatccagagactatgagagagagagagagagagagagagagagagagagagagagagagagagagagagcatagcgagagaaagagatagagaggcagatacacagagcacaagagatagagagagaaaatgccttgcactggccccactgggagaaaagtcttcagattaacactttcatttcaaaggttttaaaaggttctcatcctgtgatcactggtctggatcagattgggtctcccaccactgggaactatcactccttccttccctcccacctcgagtgagctacacgtcagcccacaatgtctgccctgatcccgcaatggtgggggtgcgggaaagagggagggagagaggataaaacaggatcccatttgatgcggagctgaaattgtgggcacaaaattaaaaccaaattgtatttctctgccctgcccaacctggggatttcagggcagcaccgccacagattgggattgggagggggagtgggtgagagaggagggggggggagaagagagagagggggagagaagagagaggggggagagaagagagaggggggagggtgaaaggagggagggagagagcaaacccggacacttcgtggctggaaactggaaacaggcacttttcctttcccttctgtgttttgtttcttccagcttatctaagcctctacgttttaaatttttttttccctcacctgtcaggaacatctcagtgcccctgggtaaccaacccctcttcctccagcggtctacacattttcggagcattttttgtttttccaatgccgcattactggtatttcgctcctctaattcctgattaatttccttaataacttggtcaaaagtcttagcaggcaactgtacagccatagctgcgggaccgttttctaatgcctgttttaatttaggtttttgtccgtttaggggatctatgtcaacgaaaattgcttttaaaaatgtctccttgcaagctggatgactaatatcttttaaaggaacagtctaagtcttgtcctccaattgacttcagactgtcctgtatactctgattgctcgttttccactctctgttttcccaaaggggtctgaaagttaaattacaactagaaaaccaaatatttgggctatacttttgtcctgtttccctgtaccaatctatgaatttacgtaactttatctcttggtgatgttgggaataccctcatttaacttatcaaaagtatttcgaataaactgggtgtctcttaggagtttgtcaactttttcattaatatctcctacctgatccggacacagctgtcgcagccttctgtcgtcgttcttgttcaccaggcaggcgtccctgagtacttttttttgttgtctcaaggtctctagtgtctgctgtggtattccaccacggcgaattggggaaataaattcttaacttctcaagtgtacagacattaccatacctaccggacatttataagtcagtctctcagatacaattgaggcca
This genomic window from Narcine bancroftii isolate sNarBan1 chromosome 3, sNarBan1.hap1, whole genome shotgun sequence contains:
- the LOC138757551 gene encoding uncharacterized protein isoform X1 — encoded protein: MKKVQDNIKNLNRDINVLGQISEDQKELMVGVLKEVEKITTTLSGEIKAEGMVIGVKDEKCSTDEETRYDPPWEESKRKRLGREKNRHAYLDIVRTKEKDVKQLNYGRKDYLRDERDQYTFDPETLEADRDSDSDKEESEQGGINKCMPRVKKEQKSPKLRYQCPLLITGRGTQKYVPWSRMDLESLMKKLPPLSNGASPWISCFERETCQEQLALADVRTIMIKLKAEGALKQIEKIVRSSKLGDEIEFNPLRNKFWEALRETFPTPYSLDALVTLQLKEGETAHEYFTRAWDLWETGTGEKPDHSPLGRAHFRNGIINGLPATVQAKLRDIVGLETMSEDLWKRHLTHAIKRHRQSEHAKSESVSQKEVDKTTDKLVRAIEHIGVKLAAQQIVPQVMGPVINPGPQVRNGWERQLGTMYRGEHAVCWYCQNPGHYQRNCPEAGRARGKRLPSMRGYRGRGGNLRGQARGRGGHIDGPQRIGGWQSDQQVQAPQCNDYIEEGAEFDY